One genomic segment of Catalinimonas alkaloidigena includes these proteins:
- a CDS encoding sulfatase, whose translation MKPITLKAIFIEKFILVRLLFSCTLMLLTACDTREGEQLPPNVIVFLVDDLGWSDLGCYGSDLHETPNIDRLANMGVKFTNAYSACTVCSPTRAAIMTAKYPARLNITDWIAGSINEYGKVKVPDWQKFLPLEEETIAEYLKNKGYQTAHVGKWHLGEDSIYYPQYQGFDVNIAGYSKGSPPSYFYPYVRPGREPIPYLEGGEAGEYLTDRLTEEALTFIKQNQKEPFFLNFDHYSVHTPIQGKDSLTAYYEEKVQQDFIHNNPEYAAMVSSTDQSLGRIVDALDSMDILDNTIIFFTSDNGGLILWDITSNAPLRSGKGSPYEGGTRVPMIVKPAGTFEGGTEVDEPVISMDIFATVRDLFKDNEVEEGYHDGQSILPLLEQREESLSRDALYWHYPHHHEGGSHPHSSIREGDYKLIEFHEDGHLALYHLTDDIGETNDLSSEMPERTQAMYQKLQKWKEEVQAQMPLPNPDYDSIRAKEYYPTW comes from the coding sequence ATGAAACCGATTACATTAAAAGCTATTTTTATTGAAAAATTTATTTTAGTCAGGCTGCTTTTTAGTTGTACGCTCATGTTGCTCACAGCCTGTGACACCAGAGAAGGTGAGCAGCTTCCGCCAAATGTAATCGTGTTCTTGGTAGATGACCTGGGCTGGTCTGATTTAGGGTGTTATGGAAGTGATCTGCATGAGACGCCAAATATCGACAGACTTGCGAACATGGGTGTAAAGTTCACAAATGCCTATTCGGCATGCACTGTATGTTCACCTACCCGGGCTGCGATTATGACCGCAAAGTATCCGGCCCGCCTCAATATTACGGACTGGATTGCAGGAAGCATTAATGAATATGGGAAAGTTAAAGTCCCGGATTGGCAAAAGTTTTTACCGCTAGAGGAAGAGACAATTGCTGAATATCTTAAGAATAAAGGTTATCAAACCGCACATGTAGGTAAATGGCATCTTGGTGAAGACTCAATTTACTATCCTCAGTACCAGGGTTTTGATGTAAATATCGCTGGCTATAGCAAAGGCTCACCCCCTTCCTATTTTTACCCCTATGTCAGACCCGGCAGAGAACCCATCCCATACCTGGAAGGGGGTGAAGCAGGTGAATATTTAACTGATAGATTAACCGAAGAAGCGCTGACTTTCATCAAACAAAATCAGAAGGAACCCTTTTTCCTTAATTTTGATCATTATTCCGTCCATACCCCCATACAGGGTAAAGATAGTTTGACAGCATATTATGAAGAAAAGGTGCAGCAAGATTTTATACATAACAATCCTGAATATGCCGCGATGGTGAGTAGCACCGATCAAAGTCTGGGACGAATTGTAGATGCATTAGATAGTATGGATATTCTTGATAATACCATCATCTTTTTTACCAGTGATAATGGTGGTTTGATTCTCTGGGACATCACCTCAAATGCTCCCTTACGTTCCGGAAAAGGTTCTCCTTACGAAGGGGGGACCAGGGTGCCCATGATTGTTAAACCTGCTGGAACATTTGAAGGGGGAACAGAAGTAGATGAGCCGGTAATTTCTATGGATATATTTGCTACGGTCAGAGACCTGTTTAAAGACAATGAAGTTGAAGAGGGATATCATGACGGACAAAGTATACTACCGCTTTTAGAGCAGAGAGAGGAGTCGTTATCCAGAGATGCCCTCTACTGGCATTATCCTCATCATCATGAGGGAGGCTCGCACCCGCATAGTTCTATTAGAGAAGGAGATTATAAGCTAATAGAGTTTCATGAAGACGGTCATCTTGCGCTTTATCATCTCACTGACGACATAGGAGAAACGAATGACCTGAGCAGCGAAATGCCGGAGCGTACTCAGGCAATGTATCAAAAGCTTCAAAAATGGAAAGAAGAAGTGCAGGCCCAGATGCCATTACCCAATCCGGACTATGATTCAATCAGGGCCAAAGAATATTATCCGACCTGGTAA
- a CDS encoding peroxiredoxin-like family protein produces MKKEKQTELHSKLEKLKANFALKADDNRKRAIEELIETVEKSGSTTIAKQVGAIAPDFTLNNALGKPVKLSDYLKKGKVILTWYRGNWCPFCNLTLHALQEELSNFKAHGANLIALTPELPDESISTSEKHGLQFEVLSDVGNKVAKEYGIVFELTDEVAGMYNQSFDLNNHNGDESNELPLAARLNALKVQE; encoded by the coding sequence ATGAAAAAGGAAAAGCAGACAGAACTTCATTCAAAATTGGAAAAGCTAAAAGCAAATTTTGCGCTAAAAGCTGATGACAACAGAAAAAGAGCCATCGAGGAACTGATAGAAACTGTTGAGAAAAGTGGAAGCACAACTATTGCAAAACAGGTAGGGGCCATAGCACCAGATTTTACGCTAAACAATGCCTTGGGAAAACCGGTGAAATTGTCCGATTATTTAAAAAAAGGAAAAGTAATTTTAACCTGGTACCGTGGCAACTGGTGTCCATTTTGCAATTTGACACTTCATGCATTACAAGAAGAATTATCAAACTTTAAAGCACATGGAGCTAACTTAATTGCATTGACTCCAGAATTGCCTGATGAATCAATTAGTACTTCAGAAAAGCATGGTTTACAATTTGAAGTTTTAAGTGATGTAGGAAATAAAGTTGCCAAAGAGTATGGAATCGTATTTGAACTTACAGATGAAGTGGCAGGAATGTACAATCAGTCATTTGACTTAAATAACCATAACGGAGATGAGTCTAACGAACTTCCATTAGCTGCCAGGTTAAACGCATTAAAAGTACAAGAATAA
- a CDS encoding SDR family oxidoreductase, which produces MAVITGGTTGIGFATAKRFADEGAKVILTGTNPKTLEAARSELGSKAEVIASDAANEGDIKRLFEQVVSKHGKIDVLFLNAGIAWFSPWEEHSVENYDRQFAINVKGPWLSIKHGISALKEEASIIVTTAVANQMAMPGSSVYSAGKAAVKQMVRVAAAELSPRGIRVNAVSPGLIETPIYEKLGSSDAETEQRREGVLTQIALGRVGRAEEVANVALFLASDESSYIQGQELVVDGGMTI; this is translated from the coding sequence ATAGCAGTGATCACTGGTGGAACCACAGGAATCGGTTTCGCCACAGCCAAAAGGTTTGCGGACGAAGGAGCTAAGGTCATTCTCACAGGAACCAATCCCAAGACTCTCGAAGCCGCCAGATCCGAACTGGGGAGTAAGGCGGAAGTCATCGCTTCGGATGCGGCAAACGAGGGCGACATAAAGAGGCTGTTCGAACAAGTGGTCAGCAAGCACGGAAAGATCGATGTTCTGTTCCTCAACGCCGGTATCGCGTGGTTTTCCCCTTGGGAGGAGCACAGTGTAGAGAACTATGACAGGCAATTTGCTATCAACGTGAAGGGACCGTGGCTGTCCATCAAGCACGGTATCTCAGCTCTCAAGGAAGAAGCTTCAATCATCGTTACTACCGCTGTCGCGAATCAGATGGCAATGCCCGGCTCGAGCGTGTATTCAGCGGGCAAAGCTGCGGTTAAGCAGATGGTTCGAGTAGCAGCAGCAGAGCTATCGCCTCGAGGCATCCGCGTCAACGCAGTGAGCCCCGGCCTAATCGAGACGCCCATCTATGAAAAGTTGGGGTCGTCGGATGCTGAAACGGAGCAAAGGCGTGAAGGTGTTCTGACTCAAATCGCCCTTGGGCGGGTTGGTCGAGCCGAAGAGGTTGCCAATGTCGCTCTGTTTCTCGCGAGCGATGAGTCGTCATATATTCAGGGGCAGGAGCTTGTTGTCGATGGTGGTATGACAATCTAA
- a CDS encoding ISAs1 family transposase, whose translation MNWQKFFDSVPDFRINRRKKHQLVDILVIALCAIVSGADDFEEIEAYGKRKESFLKGFLDLPNGIPSHDTFNRVFKYMDKNAFGECLYSWSKELLRFIYSHITQINVDGKVLRGTAKAGFKKSGICIISAWVAEQHLVLGQEKVDTKSNEKMAIPELLKSLALEGCLVSSDAAGCQVKNADLIVEKGGDYLIAIKKDHKHIYEQITDWMDRRKIYLPVDEWVDFGSGRIERRNCYVESNLKLLDDLSAWKHLKSIVMIEAHREKNGKTTLEKRFYLSSLKASTKEFNQLVRNHWSIENQLHWKLDVIFREDSSRTKSGNAAENLTTARKLALQLLHQIKDKESIKNRRKIAGWDDHYLIRILQRLNQN comes from the coding sequence ATGAATTGGCAAAAGTTTTTTGATAGTGTGCCTGATTTCAGGATAAATCGGCGTAAGAAGCACCAATTGGTGGATATTTTAGTGATAGCCTTATGTGCTATTGTAAGCGGGGCTGACGATTTTGAAGAGATTGAGGCTTATGGGAAACGTAAGGAGTCATTCTTAAAGGGGTTTTTAGATTTACCCAATGGTATTCCATCTCATGACACTTTTAATCGGGTGTTCAAATACATGGACAAAAATGCCTTTGGTGAATGTTTGTATAGTTGGTCTAAAGAATTGTTGAGGTTTATTTACAGTCATATCACCCAAATAAATGTGGATGGTAAAGTGCTCCGAGGTACGGCCAAGGCAGGGTTCAAGAAAAGTGGCATCTGTATTATTAGTGCTTGGGTGGCTGAACAGCATCTGGTTCTAGGACAAGAGAAGGTAGATACTAAAAGTAATGAAAAAATGGCTATTCCCGAACTGTTGAAGTCCTTAGCTCTGGAAGGCTGTTTAGTGAGTAGTGATGCGGCAGGCTGTCAAGTAAAGAATGCCGACCTGATTGTTGAAAAGGGTGGAGATTATTTGATAGCCATCAAAAAAGATCATAAGCATATTTATGAGCAGATCACAGATTGGATGGATAGAAGAAAGATATATTTGCCAGTGGATGAGTGGGTAGATTTTGGCAGTGGCAGGATAGAGCGCAGAAACTGCTATGTTGAATCTAACCTTAAATTACTTGATGACTTGTCAGCATGGAAGCACCTAAAGTCAATCGTAATGATAGAAGCCCACAGAGAAAAAAATGGCAAAACGACCTTAGAGAAACGTTTCTATTTGAGTAGCCTGAAAGCCTCTACTAAAGAGTTTAACCAATTAGTCAGAAATCACTGGAGTATCGAAAACCAGCTTCATTGGAAGTTAGATGTTATCTTCCGAGAGGACAGTAGCAGAACTAAATCGGGGAATGCGGCCGAAAATTTGACTACCGCCCGTAAGCTAGCCTTGCAACTTCTCCATCAGATCAAAGATAAAGAAAGTATTAAGAACAGAAGGAAAATAGCAGGGTGGGATGACCATTACCTAATTCGAATCCTCCAGAGATTAAATCAAAATTAA
- a CDS encoding Atu2307/SP_0267 family LLM class monooxygenase, whose product MEIGIDSFAGAHIDPKTGKVLNPELEIQQLLDRMVYADEMGLDSFAIGEHYRKEFLDSANIVILAAAAARTKRIKLSSAVTVLSSADPVRVFQNFATLDLISNGRAEIVVGRGSFTDSFPLFGYNLNDYHELFEEKLELLLKFREEEVLTWNGKFRSPLVNQAVYPRPLQQEIPIYRGVGGSSESFHRAGKLGMPLMAAVIGGQTERFRPMIDLYRQSYLEHGHPKEKMKIGLHSLGFLDDDHQKALDIYYPGYAKMFNDVSKERGWPPVTREGYDHQTDKRGALVVGDPIEVADKILRHSEALGGIDRFTFNMDNTFLSHEQLMHAIELIGKEVIPRVNEGIQSKKGAPSPSIS is encoded by the coding sequence ATGGAAATAGGAATTGACAGCTTTGCGGGGGCTCATATTGATCCTAAAACAGGAAAAGTTCTGAATCCAGAATTAGAAATTCAGCAACTTTTGGACAGAATGGTCTATGCTGATGAGATGGGGCTTGATTCGTTTGCTATTGGCGAACATTACAGAAAAGAGTTTTTGGACTCAGCCAATATTGTAATCCTTGCCGCAGCGGCCGCACGAACTAAAAGAATAAAGCTAAGCAGCGCGGTGACTGTTTTGAGTTCTGCTGACCCGGTAAGGGTATTTCAAAATTTTGCAACACTCGATCTAATCTCTAATGGTCGGGCCGAAATCGTGGTAGGCAGGGGTTCATTTACAGATTCATTCCCACTATTCGGTTACAACCTGAATGATTATCACGAGTTGTTCGAAGAAAAACTTGAATTACTCTTAAAGTTCCGGGAAGAAGAAGTACTTACCTGGAACGGAAAATTCAGGTCACCTCTTGTTAATCAAGCCGTTTATCCTCGCCCCTTGCAGCAGGAAATCCCAATTTATAGAGGTGTTGGAGGGAGTAGTGAGTCATTTCATAGAGCAGGAAAACTTGGGATGCCATTAATGGCGGCAGTCATCGGAGGACAGACAGAGAGATTCCGGCCAATGATAGATCTCTATCGGCAATCCTATCTTGAGCATGGTCACCCAAAAGAAAAAATGAAAATTGGCCTTCATTCTTTAGGCTTTTTAGATGATGACCATCAGAAGGCACTGGATATCTATTATCCAGGGTATGCAAAGATGTTTAATGATGTCAGCAAGGAAAGAGGGTGGCCACCAGTGACCCGCGAGGGGTACGATCATCAGACTGACAAACGAGGAGCATTAGTGGTTGGTGACCCGATAGAGGTAGCCGACAAAATCTTGCGACACAGTGAAGCATTAGGAGGAATTGACCGCTTTACTTTCAACATGGATAATACCTTCCTCAGTCATGAACAACTGATGCATGCTATCGAACTAATTGGAAAAGAAGTAATCCCAAGAGTAAATGAAGGCATTCAATCAAAAAAGGGAGCCCCAAGTCCTTCCATTTCTTAA
- a CDS encoding NADPH-dependent FMN reductase: MKKILVFGASNSKNSINKQLAQMAADRLSNTDNLLVDLNDYELPVYSLDLEREHGVHENALKFYQLIKDSGAIVISVAEYNGLHTSAFKNLWDWLSRIPMEKPMNIWDSKPMLLLSASPSRRPMNNVLKVSKELFPYFGADIIADFYMPSFNHYVQDNEIADPQYKEKLDKAVEQFQSYINN; this comes from the coding sequence ATGAAGAAGATATTGGTTTTCGGTGCTTCTAATAGCAAGAATTCTATAAACAAGCAATTAGCGCAAATGGCAGCAGATCGATTGTCGAACACCGACAACTTGCTTGTTGATCTCAACGATTATGAATTACCGGTTTATTCTCTCGACCTGGAGAGAGAACATGGCGTACATGAAAATGCGCTGAAGTTTTATCAATTGATCAAGGATAGCGGTGCGATTGTAATTTCAGTTGCCGAATATAATGGTTTGCATACTTCAGCATTTAAGAACCTATGGGATTGGCTATCGAGAATTCCAATGGAAAAACCCATGAATATTTGGGACAGCAAACCGATGCTTCTATTGTCTGCCAGTCCAAGTAGACGGCCGATGAATAATGTGCTGAAAGTGTCAAAAGAGCTATTCCCTTATTTTGGTGCGGACATTATTGCAGATTTCTATATGCCTTCATTTAACCACTATGTACAGGATAATGAAATCGCTGATCCTCAGTACAAGGAGAAGCTCGATAAGGCCGTTGAACAATTTCAATCCTACATAAACAATTAA
- a CDS encoding SDR family NAD(P)-dependent oxidoreductase, which translates to MNIIITGGHSGMGFDLTKKLLAEGHLIGLIVRSETRKQETKKLFPNDSQIEIFVADLSNRNEIKEVAKAINSKWNHLDGLFNNTGVLLDKLYTSDYGNELQLEINAISPYLLTLELLPLLEKSDNPFVVNTATGSLERKKSLNIPSFKKPKKFVKLMGSYMDSKITMVTLMNHLSEQHPKVHFVSVNPGLIKTKMSSGSGMPFFLKPIRNLLFKSPEFGANNLYNGAFNNQYKDNGLFVSDKKIRPIQVKITQPEIDLLLQTS; encoded by the coding sequence ATGAATATCATTATCACAGGCGGACACTCAGGAATGGGATTTGATCTGACCAAAAAACTACTAGCAGAAGGTCATCTAATCGGTCTTATTGTAAGAAGCGAAACTAGAAAACAGGAAACAAAAAAGCTATTCCCCAATGATAGCCAAATAGAAATATTTGTAGCTGACCTTAGTAACCGAAACGAAATTAAAGAAGTAGCCAAAGCCATTAATTCTAAATGGAATCATTTGGATGGGCTATTCAATAATACAGGGGTTTTATTAGATAAACTTTACACTTCAGATTACGGTAACGAACTTCAGTTGGAAATCAATGCCATCAGTCCTTACTTATTGACATTGGAGTTATTGCCTCTTCTAGAAAAATCAGATAATCCATTTGTTGTTAATACGGCTACCGGAAGTTTGGAAAGGAAAAAGTCATTAAACATTCCTTCATTCAAAAAACCAAAAAAGTTCGTGAAGTTAATGGGGTCTTATATGGATTCGAAAATAACTATGGTTACCCTTATGAATCACCTAAGCGAGCAACACCCTAAAGTTCATTTTGTAAGCGTAAACCCAGGATTAATAAAAACAAAAATGTCATCTGGAAGTGGTATGCCTTTCTTCCTTAAACCTATCCGTAATCTTTTGTTCAAATCACCTGAATTTGGAGCGAATAACTTATACAATGGTGCCTTCAACAATCAGTACAAAGACAATGGGTTATTTGTTTCTGATAAAAAGATAAGACCTATTCAAGTAAAAATTACTCAACCCGAAATCGACCTTCTACTTCAAACTTCATAA
- a CDS encoding DoxX family protein: MKTKNVIGWVIAVLLFAAFLMAGISKISGQEEMVQNFQKWGFPLAFMYFVGASEIVGAIGLLIKKFRGLAAIGLVLLMIGAIGTHILNSEAFVPSLVLLLLTGTLLWVRKNKLSGLIPKAQTAD; the protein is encoded by the coding sequence ATGAAAACAAAGAACGTTATAGGCTGGGTAATAGCCGTTTTACTATTTGCTGCCTTCTTAATGGCAGGAATTTCCAAAATTAGCGGACAAGAGGAAATGGTCCAGAATTTTCAAAAATGGGGGTTCCCTTTGGCCTTCATGTATTTTGTAGGTGCGTCTGAGATAGTTGGGGCGATTGGGCTACTTATCAAGAAATTTAGGGGATTGGCGGCTATTGGCCTTGTGCTTCTCATGATTGGTGCCATAGGTACACATATCCTCAATAGTGAAGCATTTGTACCTTCCTTGGTATTGCTGCTATTAACCGGCACTCTTCTGTGGGTAAGAAAAAATAAACTGTCCGGACTTATCCCAAAAGCTCAGACTGCAGATTGA
- a CDS encoding DoxX family protein: MNTALWIVQGLLAAMFLMAGLMKLAKSKEELKPKMGDWVDAVSTPGFKIIGLLEFLGAVGVVLPMAIDVLPILTPVAAIGLVMTMLGAMGLHIQRKEYDAIKKNIPLLLFALFVAIGRLILLPVN; this comes from the coding sequence ATGAATACAGCACTTTGGATTGTTCAAGGACTATTGGCCGCCATGTTTCTCATGGCTGGCCTGATGAAACTGGCTAAATCGAAAGAAGAACTCAAGCCCAAAATGGGTGACTGGGTAGATGCCGTTTCGACACCTGGATTCAAAATCATTGGGTTATTAGAATTTTTAGGTGCAGTTGGTGTCGTATTGCCTATGGCGATTGATGTGCTACCGATACTAACACCTGTTGCAGCCATCGGTCTTGTCATGACTATGCTAGGCGCAATGGGTTTGCATATCCAGCGAAAGGAATATGATGCCATCAAGAAAAACATACCACTCTTGTTGTTTGCACTTTTTGTAGCAATCGGAAGGTTGATACTGCTTCCAGTCAATTAA
- a CDS encoding SAM-dependent methyltransferase, with translation MKEMWNERYRSASFAYGKEPNDFFKEALNKYNLSGKVLFPAEGEGRNAVYAVKQGLDVTAFDISQEGKNKALKLAALENVTIDYRVGDFLTMDFAEHSFDASVLIFAHFPPNILSDYHKKIASLIKPEGLVILEGFSKNNLTLREKNPEIGGPNKLDMLFSKESIAHDFSDFEIIKLEEVEIELHEGSFHNGTAKVIRFIGRN, from the coding sequence ATGAAAGAAATGTGGAACGAACGGTACCGTTCAGCATCCTTTGCTTATGGGAAAGAACCAAATGATTTTTTCAAAGAAGCATTAAATAAATACAATTTATCCGGCAAAGTATTGTTTCCAGCAGAGGGAGAAGGAAGAAATGCGGTTTATGCAGTAAAACAAGGATTAGATGTTACAGCATTTGACATTAGTCAAGAAGGTAAGAATAAAGCTCTTAAACTTGCTGCGTTAGAAAATGTAACTATTGACTATAGAGTAGGCGACTTTTTAACCATGGATTTTGCCGAACATAGTTTTGACGCTTCAGTCTTGATTTTTGCACATTTTCCTCCAAATATCTTGTCTGATTACCATAAAAAGATAGCGAGTTTAATAAAACCTGAGGGCTTGGTTATACTTGAAGGGTTTAGTAAAAACAACTTAACTCTCCGAGAGAAAAACCCAGAAATCGGTGGCCCAAATAAGTTAGATATGCTCTTTTCAAAAGAAAGTATTGCACATGATTTTTCAGACTTTGAAATAATAAAACTAGAAGAGGTAGAAATTGAATTACATGAAGGTTCTTTCCACAACGGAACAGCAAAAGTGATTAGGTTCATTGGAAGAAATTAA
- a CDS encoding Crp/Fnr family transcriptional regulator → MKIKTQCITFHSLYASADGLASGYGSRSMPLGKSNAVKEVKIKKGQIIQRKGDLNSKVYQVESGLLRSYTIDTKGKEHIFMFAPEGWIIADNVPPEQPCDLFIDALEDTIVIQRVKDFDSELEAKKIIKRLGVLQKRVIMLMSAPAIERYELFIQTYPDIVQRVPQKMIASYLGITPQALSTLRAELARK, encoded by the coding sequence TTGAAAATTAAAACCCAGTGCATAACATTCCATAGCCTCTATGCTTCGGCCGATGGCCTCGCCAGCGGCTATGGTAGCCGTTCTATGCCATTAGGAAAATCAAATGCTGTGAAAGAAGTAAAGATCAAAAAAGGACAAATAATTCAGAGAAAAGGAGACTTGAACAGTAAGGTATATCAAGTTGAATCTGGATTGCTACGCAGCTATACCATTGATACCAAAGGCAAGGAACACATCTTCATGTTCGCTCCGGAAGGTTGGATTATTGCCGATAATGTTCCGCCAGAACAGCCATGCGACCTATTCATTGATGCGTTGGAAGATACGATTGTTATTCAAAGAGTAAAAGACTTTGACTCAGAGCTTGAAGCAAAAAAAATAATCAAACGTCTTGGAGTACTTCAGAAACGGGTGATCATGTTGATGAGTGCTCCAGCCATTGAGCGTTACGAACTTTTCATTCAAACCTATCCGGACATTGTCCAAAGAGTACCTCAAAAAATGATCGCATCTTATCTTGGTATCACACCACAGGCACTGAGTACCCTTCGAGCGGAACTCGCTAGGAAATAA
- a CDS encoding Gfo/Idh/MocA family protein — protein MEKNTNRRQFLATTGAAMAGTMMAPSFSAFGRPKAKMRIALVGTGVRGISMWGKSVAEEYKDNVEFVGLCDTNPGRLAYGKKYIGVDCKTYTDFEQMMTEQKPEALIVTTVDATHHEFIIKGMEMGADIITEKPMTTDERKVQAILDAERSTGKNVTVTFNYRYSPHRQRMYELIRKGEIGDVTSVDFHWYLNTDHGASYFRRWHGEREHSGTLLVHKATHHFDLLNWWLESEPEEVFAYGKLEHYGLNNEFRGPKCRTCEHKDDCNFYWDITKNEHYMNLYVANEEYDGYIRDNCLFRKDVNIYDKMAASIRYANDVQVSYSLTTYSPYEGYRIAFNGTGGRLEAWIQESQPWEMKDYDELRLTKNFGDTELIQIPHAGGGHGGGDTRLKDKIFKNPDMADPYRQSAGSRDGAMSVLLGVAARNSVESGEPVKIGTLTDLKPRATRL, from the coding sequence ATGGAAAAGAATACGAATAGAAGGCAGTTTCTGGCCACCACCGGCGCTGCGATGGCAGGTACTATGATGGCTCCAAGTTTTTCTGCTTTCGGCAGACCTAAAGCTAAAATGAGAATAGCGCTGGTAGGTACTGGCGTAAGAGGTATCAGTATGTGGGGTAAGAGCGTTGCAGAGGAGTACAAAGACAATGTAGAGTTCGTTGGTTTATGTGATACTAATCCCGGCCGCCTGGCCTACGGTAAAAAATACATTGGTGTGGATTGTAAAACCTACACTGATTTTGAACAAATGATGACGGAGCAAAAACCCGAAGCGCTCATCGTTACTACCGTAGATGCCACGCACCACGAATTTATTATTAAAGGAATGGAAATGGGCGCGGATATCATCACTGAAAAGCCCATGACAACAGATGAGCGCAAGGTACAGGCAATTCTGGATGCTGAAAGAAGTACCGGCAAAAATGTCACGGTTACTTTCAATTATCGCTATTCTCCCCACCGCCAGCGAATGTATGAACTCATTCGGAAGGGTGAAATTGGTGATGTTACATCTGTAGATTTTCACTGGTACCTCAATACTGACCATGGCGCTTCATATTTCCGCCGTTGGCACGGTGAAAGAGAGCATAGTGGTACCCTACTCGTTCATAAAGCTACACACCACTTTGATCTGTTAAACTGGTGGCTGGAGTCCGAACCTGAAGAAGTATTTGCGTACGGAAAACTTGAGCATTATGGATTAAACAACGAATTCCGTGGTCCAAAGTGTAGAACCTGTGAACATAAAGACGATTGTAACTTTTATTGGGACATCACTAAAAACGAGCATTACATGAACCTTTATGTAGCCAATGAAGAATATGATGGCTACATACGCGACAATTGTCTCTTCCGCAAAGATGTAAACATCTACGATAAGATGGCAGCATCCATTCGTTATGCCAATGACGTACAGGTTAGCTACTCACTTACCACCTATTCGCCCTATGAAGGCTACCGCATAGCATTCAATGGTACAGGAGGCCGCCTGGAAGCCTGGATTCAGGAATCTCAACCCTGGGAAATGAAAGATTATGATGAGCTACGCCTCACCAAAAACTTTGGTGATACTGAGCTGATCCAGATTCCTCACGCAGGAGGTGGGCACGGAGGTGGAGATACGCGCCTGAAAGACAAAATCTTCAAAAATCCTGATATGGCTGACCCCTACCGTCAGTCTGCCGGCTCAAGAGATGGTGCGATGTCAGTGTTACTGGGTGTGGCTGCCCGTAACAGCGTAGAAAGCGGTGAGCCTGTAAAAATTGGTACTTTAACAGATCTAAAACCTAGAGCTACAAGGCTATAA